From a single Rodentibacter sp. JRC1 genomic region:
- a CDS encoding type I secretion system permease/ATPase has translation MKSIIEHLALVTQLHGNPVSHEALTAQVERDNHLNVNLASLGEILRTYGFENTISKRKLVDIPSLATPVMVMLTDNEAAVITKIEGLGNERKFTVRQIDNAEKVLTFKELNARYLGYCWFVKPKMTADVRSELPEYDLPKAWFWKVIWRFKSYYGQVVLATFIINFLALVSSLYVMNVYDRVIPNKTYETLWALSIGVILAISFEFAAKMIRGHLTDIAGKKADLIISSALFRRVMALRLIDKPASSGSYANNLRDFESVREFMTSASLLVLVDLPFLLLFVFVIFLIGGMLAVVPLIIIPTVIIVGVLVQPKLAARINESMRESSQRQGLVVEALDGIETLKANNATSWAQHRWDAYTAKTSASQIKVKDLSNFIVNFSTGLQQLNTVFLVLLGTYLIHSTDEGSRITMGALIASVILSGRALAPLGQIAGLATRFQQARLALKGVDDIVNRPIERDINRKYITLQNTQGSLSFKNIAFQYNKDLANALSNVNITIRPGEKVAILGRVGSGKSTLLKLASGLYEPLSGNVSLDGVDIRQIEPTFLRNQIALLGQQPRLFLGTLRENLDIARVDNFSTDQELIDALNRFQLGSIVNNHPRGLDMPLGENGQGLSGGQKQLVALARLTIKDPRIVLLDEPTSDLDQGSEEMVLQALHRWIGNRTMVVVTHRPQVLKLVNRIIVMDNGQVAIDGPRDAVLKHLNENEKRQVEAQQKQQIAQQQANKSAEQAAVNGAAENEEGKNNG, from the coding sequence ATGAAATCTATCATTGAACATTTAGCTTTAGTGACTCAGTTACACGGTAACCCTGTTTCACATGAAGCACTGACCGCACAAGTTGAAAGAGATAATCACCTAAATGTGAATTTAGCTTCTCTTGGTGAGATATTACGGACTTATGGTTTTGAAAATACGATCTCAAAACGTAAATTGGTGGATATCCCAAGTCTTGCAACCCCTGTTATGGTAATGCTGACAGATAATGAAGCAGCAGTTATTACAAAAATTGAAGGGCTTGGAAATGAGCGAAAATTTACAGTTCGTCAAATTGATAATGCAGAAAAAGTATTAACTTTTAAAGAACTTAATGCACGTTATTTAGGTTATTGTTGGTTTGTGAAGCCTAAAATGACGGCGGATGTCCGTTCTGAATTACCTGAATATGACTTACCAAAAGCGTGGTTTTGGAAGGTGATTTGGCGTTTTAAGTCTTATTATGGTCAAGTTGTGCTTGCAACCTTTATTATTAATTTTCTCGCATTGGTGAGCTCACTGTATGTGATGAATGTGTATGACCGAGTGATCCCAAATAAAACCTATGAAACCCTGTGGGCGTTAAGTATAGGGGTAATTTTAGCGATTAGTTTTGAGTTTGCTGCTAAAATGATTCGGGGACATTTAACGGATATTGCAGGGAAAAAAGCGGATTTGATTATTAGCTCCGCCTTATTTAGACGGGTAATGGCACTTCGCCTAATTGATAAACCCGCATCATCAGGTTCCTATGCGAATAACTTGCGCGATTTTGAATCGGTACGAGAATTTATGACTTCTGCTAGTTTGTTAGTGCTGGTGGACTTACCATTCTTACTTCTATTCGTTTTTGTGATTTTCTTGATTGGTGGAATGTTAGCGGTTGTGCCTTTAATTATTATTCCAACAGTGATCATTGTTGGGGTTTTAGTTCAACCGAAATTAGCCGCACGCATCAATGAATCAATGCGGGAATCCTCTCAACGTCAAGGATTGGTGGTTGAAGCTTTAGATGGTATTGAAACCCTCAAAGCAAACAATGCCACCTCTTGGGCACAACACCGTTGGGATGCCTACACGGCGAAAACCTCCGCTTCACAGATTAAAGTGAAAGATTTGAGCAACTTTATCGTGAATTTCTCAACAGGGTTACAACAACTGAATACGGTTTTTTTGGTGTTATTAGGCACTTATTTGATCCACAGTACAGATGAAGGAAGCCGCATTACGATGGGGGCGTTGATTGCCTCAGTTATTTTGTCCGGACGTGCTTTAGCACCATTAGGTCAAATTGCCGGGTTAGCTACCCGCTTCCAGCAAGCTCGCTTAGCCTTAAAAGGCGTGGATGATATTGTGAATCGCCCGATTGAGCGTGATATAAATCGTAAATATATTACCTTACAAAATACCCAAGGCAGTTTAAGTTTCAAGAATATTGCTTTCCAATATAACAAGGACTTAGCAAATGCACTCTCTAACGTGAATATTACGATTCGTCCGGGAGAAAAAGTGGCAATTCTTGGGCGTGTTGGAAGCGGAAAAAGTACATTGTTAAAATTGGCATCAGGTTTGTATGAGCCGTTAAGTGGAAATGTGAGCTTAGATGGCGTGGATATTCGCCAAATTGAGCCGACCTTTTTGCGTAACCAAATTGCACTTCTTGGTCAGCAACCAAGACTATTTTTGGGAACATTACGAGAAAATTTAGATATTGCTCGTGTAGATAATTTTTCTACGGACCAAGAATTGATCGATGCGCTTAACCGTTTCCAATTAGGCAGTATTGTGAATAATCATCCGCGTGGATTAGATATGCCATTGGGAGAAAATGGTCAAGGGTTATCCGGCGGTCAAAAACAGCTTGTGGCGTTGGCTCGTTTAACCATAAAAGATCCTCGCATTGTTTTACTCGATGAACCAACAAGTGATCTTGATCAAGGTTCGGAAGAAATGGTGTTACAAGCCTTACATCGTTGGATCGGCAATCGTACTATGGTAGTAGTAACACATCGTCCTCAAGTGCTGAAATTGGTGAATAGAATCATCGTAATGGATAATGGCCAAGTCGCGATTGATGGACCTCGTGATGCCGTATTAAAACATTTAAATGAAAATGAGAAAAGACAAGTCGAGGCTCAGCAAAAACAGCAGATTGCGCAGCAACAAGCTAATAAAAGCGCTGAGCAAGCAGCGGTGAATGGAGCAGCTGAAAATGAAGAAGGGAAGAACAATGGCTGA
- the lolE gene encoding lipoprotein-releasing ABC transporter permease subunit LolE, which translates to MDTPFFISWRYQRGKQKNPLVTLISKFSTIGIALGVAVLIVGLSAMNGFERELNQRILAVVPHAEILVNPNGGEQTINQWQNLAGRLKTNEKITALSPFVSFTGLIENGSKLKVVQVKGVDKTAEDQVSSLGKFVEGEGWQKFGKEGGLVLGSGIARELDVKVGDWVSLLISQQNSDEGLSQPSRERVQVTGILRLDGQLDHSYALLSLSQAQTLLGYQNDQITGIALKVSDPFKVQEMDYSALNDYPQLLYVQNWIAKFGYMYRDIQLIRTVMYIAMVLVIGVACFNIVSTLIMAVKDKQGDIAIMRTLGANNGFIKRIFIWYGLQAGMKGCLIGIVLGTILALNLTTLIQGLEHLLGKKLLSDGIYFVDFLPSELHWQDVLLVLAAALALSLLASLYPASRAAKLQPAQVLSNH; encoded by the coding sequence ATGGATACCCCTTTTTTTATTAGCTGGCGTTATCAACGTGGTAAGCAGAAAAATCCGTTAGTTACGTTGATTTCAAAATTTTCAACTATCGGTATTGCCCTTGGTGTGGCGGTGTTAATTGTAGGTTTGAGTGCGATGAATGGATTTGAGCGTGAGTTGAATCAACGTATTCTTGCAGTAGTGCCTCATGCGGAAATTCTGGTCAATCCCAATGGTGGTGAGCAAACGATTAATCAATGGCAAAATCTTGCCGGGCGTTTAAAAACGAATGAAAAAATCACCGCACTTTCACCTTTTGTGAGCTTTACGGGATTGATTGAAAACGGCAGTAAATTAAAAGTGGTACAGGTAAAAGGTGTGGACAAGACGGCGGAAGATCAGGTTAGTTCTCTTGGTAAATTCGTAGAAGGCGAGGGGTGGCAAAAATTTGGTAAAGAGGGCGGTTTAGTGCTCGGTTCCGGTATTGCAAGAGAGTTGGACGTTAAGGTAGGGGATTGGGTTTCTTTACTTATTTCCCAACAAAATAGTGATGAAGGGCTATCTCAACCGAGCCGTGAACGCGTTCAAGTTACAGGCATATTGCGTTTAGATGGTCAGCTTGATCATAGCTATGCCTTACTTTCTTTATCACAAGCACAAACATTACTTGGCTATCAAAATGATCAAATCACCGGTATAGCGTTGAAAGTCAGCGATCCGTTTAAGGTGCAAGAAATGGATTATTCGGCATTAAATGATTATCCGCAGCTTCTTTATGTGCAAAATTGGATTGCTAAGTTCGGTTATATGTATCGGGATATTCAGCTTATCCGTACAGTGATGTATATTGCAATGGTACTTGTTATCGGTGTCGCTTGCTTTAATATTGTTTCCACTTTAATTATGGCGGTAAAAGATAAGCAGGGTGATATCGCGATTATGCGTACACTTGGTGCAAATAATGGCTTTATTAAGCGAATTTTCATTTGGTACGGCTTGCAAGCGGGAATGAAAGGTTGTTTAATAGGGATAGTTCTCGGCACAATATTGGCGTTAAATTTAACCACGTTGATTCAGGGCTTAGAACATTTACTCGGAAAGAAATTGTTATCGGACGGCATCTATTTTGTCGATTTTCTTCCTAGCGAACTTCATTGGCAAGATGTGTTATTGGTTTTGGCTGCGGCGTTAGCCTTAAGTCTCTTAGCAAGTCTTTATCCCGCAAGTCGGGCGGCAAAACTCCAACCGGCTCAGGTATTGAGTAATCATTAG
- a CDS encoding pimeloyl-ACP methyl esterase BioG family protein produces the protein MKIKFENHQSENLLVYFAGWGTPISAVSHLILPENYDLLICYDYQDLSLSFDFTRYQQIRVVAWSMGVWVAERVLQNIRVKSAIAINGTGRPCDDNLGIPYAIFKGTLENLNEITRAKFDRRICGDKANLAFYSSASRREFEEIRQELTALFAAVLQDQRTDLISWSKAIIGSRDKIFSPINQRQYWHERCPIKEIEGDHYLFSMFTHWEQLWD, from the coding sequence ATGAAAATAAAATTTGAAAATCACCAATCGGAAAACCTGCTTGTTTATTTTGCAGGCTGGGGAACACCGATCTCTGCGGTATCTCACCTTATATTGCCGGAAAATTATGATTTGCTAATTTGTTATGATTATCAAGATCTCTCATTATCCTTTGATTTTACCCGTTATCAACAAATTCGAGTGGTCGCTTGGTCTATGGGAGTGTGGGTGGCGGAGCGTGTGTTGCAAAATATTCGAGTTAAATCTGCAATTGCAATCAATGGAACAGGGCGACCTTGTGATGACAACCTTGGCATTCCTTATGCTATTTTTAAAGGCACACTCGAAAATCTCAATGAAATCACTCGAGCAAAATTTGATCGCCGAATTTGTGGTGATAAAGCGAATTTGGCTTTTTATTCTTCGGCATCCCGCCGAGAATTTGAAGAAATTCGCCAAGAATTGACCGCACTTTTTGCTGCCGTTTTGCAAGATCAGCGTACTGATTTAATCTCTTGGAGCAAAGCGATAATAGGCTCTCGAGATAAAATTTTCTCACCGATAAATCAACGTCAATACTGGCACGAAAGATGTCCGATAAAAGAAATTGAGGGCGATCACTATTTGTTTTCCATGTTTACGCATTGGGAGCAGTTGTGGGACTAA
- a CDS encoding TolC family protein, giving the protein MRTHFSKTLLATLLCGLCFSPLVQAKVELRSIIKNAMDNDPTLDEARANIAMAESQTKISEAGHLPVVSLTGTSVVNQYHRDTSNRRSGPGINAKVNLYAWGGIEAEIERDRHKEGYYQHKLSETREVMGQKIGQLYLTALRAKESVAVYKESLARHEKILHDLNVIVKYDSGRLSDVNEALSRRNQVESALLTQQRIMHSSLNQLTRYTRKAITEADLVDPFSKINVNAFIKKYHSEDVSSNPSYRAQQKEFDSAEAGVRAAKARRLPAINLEGNASRHNHEIYVNMSWDIYNPATKYAQEQSYYSQRAAEAKLREIELDIQEKALTSEVDMVRNQQLMNVASKQIKLQRNVVADTELQFDIAAKTLLNVLDSYQELSSVQMAEVTARNDLRDAALLYLVSQAQITNWVSK; this is encoded by the coding sequence ATGAGGACACATTTTTCTAAAACATTATTAGCTACATTGCTATGTGGGCTATGTTTTTCTCCTTTAGTTCAAGCTAAAGTTGAGTTGAGAAGTATTATTAAAAATGCGATGGATAACGATCCGACACTGGATGAGGCAAGAGCGAATATTGCGATGGCGGAGAGTCAAACCAAAATTTCTGAGGCAGGGCATTTGCCGGTTGTTTCGCTAACAGGGACTTCGGTGGTAAATCAATATCATCGTGATACCAGTAATCGCCGTTCAGGACCGGGTATTAATGCTAAGGTAAACTTATATGCTTGGGGCGGGATTGAAGCGGAAATCGAGCGGGATCGTCATAAAGAAGGTTATTATCAGCATAAGTTATCCGAAACTCGTGAAGTGATGGGACAAAAAATCGGGCAGTTGTATTTAACTGCACTACGGGCTAAAGAAAGTGTAGCGGTTTATAAAGAAAGCTTAGCACGGCACGAGAAAATTTTGCATGATTTGAATGTGATCGTGAAATATGACTCGGGTCGTTTATCGGATGTAAATGAAGCTCTCTCTCGTCGCAATCAAGTAGAAAGTGCATTACTGACACAACAACGTATTATGCACTCATCATTGAATCAATTGACTCGCTATACAAGAAAAGCGATAACAGAAGCGGATCTTGTTGATCCTTTTAGTAAGATAAATGTCAATGCCTTTATTAAAAAATATCATAGTGAGGATGTGAGTTCTAATCCGAGTTATCGTGCTCAACAAAAAGAGTTTGATAGTGCGGAGGCCGGTGTGAGAGCTGCTAAAGCACGCCGTTTACCTGCAATTAATTTGGAAGGAAATGCAAGTCGTCATAATCACGAGATTTATGTGAATATGTCTTGGGATATCTATAATCCGGCAACAAAATATGCTCAGGAGCAAAGTTATTATTCGCAACGTGCCGCTGAAGCAAAACTACGTGAAATTGAACTGGATATTCAGGAAAAAGCACTTACTTCCGAAGTAGATATGGTGAGAAATCAGCAATTAATGAATGTTGCAAGTAAGCAAATAAAATTACAACGTAATGTGGTGGCAGATACGGAATTACAATTTGATATCGCGGCGAAAACACTTTTAAATGTGCTTGATTCTTATCAAGAATTAAGCAGTGTGCAAATGGCGGAAGTAACCGCTCGTAATGATTTGCGAGATGCTGCATTACTTTATCTTGTTTCTCAAGCACAAATTACAAATTGGGTAAGTAAATAA
- a CDS encoding HlyD family type I secretion periplasmic adaptor subunit gives MAEQIKQADLVLINDLNAAMQTEKHRGIFSVVILFAVFLVVFVIWAYFSPLEEVSRGQGSVIPSSREQIVQSLDPGIIQAMKVKEGDLVEKGQVLLVLDDTRSSAVLRESEAKVQNLRGMVARLQAESSGKALEFPSDIPEEVKLRETEAYNARHRSMLDAVKGLSQSKALLDREISITQPMVAKGVMSEVELLRMKRQSSDLAQQISERRNQYVTVANNELVQAESELAQARENMAMRADPVERSQIKAPMKGIVKNIRINTVGGVVQAGQDILEIVPVDDTLLVQAYISPKDVAFIRPDQDALVKISAYDYAIYGGLEGKVVLISPDTLQDERRRSELNLNPDQAYYRILVKTDGSHITDSQGNAMPITPGMTAMVDIKTGEKTVFQYLIKPITRMKQALQER, from the coding sequence ATGGCTGAGCAAATTAAACAAGCAGACCTCGTGTTAATTAATGATCTTAATGCTGCGATGCAAACAGAAAAGCACCGTGGTATTTTCTCGGTCGTAATTTTATTTGCCGTATTTTTAGTTGTCTTTGTGATTTGGGCTTATTTTAGCCCTCTTGAGGAAGTCAGCCGTGGGCAGGGAAGTGTGATTCCAAGTAGCCGTGAGCAGATAGTACAAAGTCTTGATCCCGGCATTATTCAAGCTATGAAGGTGAAAGAAGGGGATTTAGTAGAAAAAGGGCAAGTTCTTCTTGTGCTGGATGATACTCGATCTTCTGCCGTATTGCGTGAAAGTGAAGCGAAAGTACAAAACTTGCGTGGTATGGTGGCAAGGTTACAAGCAGAATCTTCCGGTAAGGCATTGGAATTTCCTTCAGATATACCTGAAGAAGTTAAGCTACGCGAAACGGAGGCTTATAATGCACGCCATCGTTCAATGCTAGATGCAGTGAAAGGTTTATCACAGAGTAAAGCTTTGCTTGATCGTGAAATTAGTATTACTCAACCTATGGTGGCGAAAGGCGTAATGTCAGAAGTTGAATTATTGCGGATGAAACGCCAATCATCGGATCTTGCACAACAAATTTCAGAACGCCGCAATCAATATGTAACAGTGGCAAATAATGAATTGGTACAAGCAGAATCAGAATTAGCTCAAGCCCGTGAAAATATGGCAATGCGTGCTGACCCTGTAGAACGTTCGCAAATTAAGGCTCCGATGAAAGGGATTGTTAAAAATATTCGTATCAATACTGTGGGTGGGGTTGTGCAAGCAGGACAAGATATTTTAGAAATTGTCCCTGTTGATGACACACTTTTAGTTCAGGCTTATATTAGTCCGAAAGATGTGGCATTTATTCGTCCTGACCAAGATGCTTTAGTTAAAATCAGTGCTTATGATTATGCGATTTATGGGGGATTAGAGGGCAAGGTCGTACTAATCAGTCCTGACACTTTGCAAGATGAACGTCGTCGTAGCGAACTTAATCTTAACCCTGATCAGGCATATTATCGTATTTTAGTTAAAACCGATGGTAGCCATATTACAGATAGTCAAGGTAATGCAATGCCGATTACACCGGGTATGACTGCAATGGTTGATATTAAAACGGGTGAAAAAACCGTGTTTCAATATTTGATTAAACCGATTACACGTATGAAACAGGCATTGCAGGAACGATAA
- the aroG gene encoding 3-deoxy-7-phosphoheptulonate synthase AroG, with protein MTKEKIEIVVANDDTRIEKVDQVLPPIALLEKFPASKEAAELVKQTRLDTHNIIHGKDDRLLVIIGPCSIHDPKAALEYAARLKPLREKYKDSLEIIMRVYFEKPRTTVGWKGLINDPFLNDSYRLNDGLRIARKLLSDINNLGVPSAGEFLDMITPQYVADFMSWGAIGARTTESQVHRELASGLSCAVGFKNATNGGVKVALDAIGAAEAPHYFLSVTKFGHSAIVSTKGNEDCHIILRGGDKGPNYSAEDVARVCADIEKSGRVPHVMVDFSHANSSKQFKKQMEVCEDVSKQIANGSTQIFGVMVESHLVEGRQDLVDGKAATYGQSITDACIGWEDTEVLLKQLSDAVIARRKVNA; from the coding sequence ATGACTAAAGAAAAAATTGAAATCGTCGTTGCAAATGATGACACACGTATTGAAAAAGTAGATCAGGTTTTACCACCAATCGCTTTACTCGAAAAATTTCCGGCAAGTAAAGAAGCTGCTGAATTAGTTAAACAAACCCGCCTTGATACTCACAACATTATTCATGGAAAAGATGATCGTTTATTGGTGATCATAGGTCCTTGCTCCATCCACGATCCAAAAGCCGCATTAGAATATGCTGCCCGCTTAAAACCGCTACGTGAAAAATATAAAGACAGCCTTGAAATCATTATGCGTGTTTACTTTGAAAAACCTCGTACGACAGTGGGCTGGAAAGGGTTGATTAATGACCCGTTTTTAAATGATAGTTATCGCCTAAATGATGGTTTACGTATTGCACGTAAACTGTTATCCGACATTAATAACCTTGGTGTGCCGTCAGCCGGTGAGTTTTTAGATATGATTACGCCTCAATACGTGGCGGATTTTATGAGCTGGGGCGCAATTGGGGCACGTACCACGGAATCTCAAGTTCACCGTGAGTTGGCATCGGGTTTATCTTGTGCCGTCGGTTTTAAAAATGCAACCAATGGCGGCGTGAAAGTCGCACTGGATGCGATTGGTGCAGCTGAAGCTCCACACTATTTTTTATCCGTCACCAAGTTCGGTCATTCTGCGATTGTTTCTACTAAGGGCAATGAAGACTGCCATATTATCTTACGTGGCGGTGATAAAGGCCCTAACTACAGCGCTGAAGATGTAGCGAGAGTCTGTGCCGACATTGAGAAATCAGGACGTGTTCCACACGTTATGGTGGATTTCAGCCATGCAAATAGCAGCAAACAATTCAAAAAGCAAATGGAAGTTTGCGAAGACGTAAGTAAACAAATTGCCAACGGCTCTACACAGATTTTCGGTGTGATGGTGGAAAGCCATCTTGTTGAAGGCCGTCAAGATTTGGTTGATGGTAAAGCGGCGACTTACGGACAAAGTATTACGGATGCTTGTATCGGTTGGGAAGATACGGAAGTCTTATTAAAACAGTTATCGGATGCAGTTATCGCAAGACGTAAAGTAAACGCTTAA
- the lolD gene encoding lipoprotein-releasing ABC transporter ATP-binding protein LolD — MNNYLLQCENISKFYQEGDNRTQVLKGVSFVMQPKELVAIVGSSGSGKSTLLHTLGGLDQPSSGEVFIKGRSLQKASESELAKLRNQNLGFVYQFHHLMADFTALENVMMPMLIGNLNKTEAKDRAEEMLSAVGLNHRISHRPSALSGGERQRVAIARALVNNPSLVLADEPTGNLDHKTTESIFELIQALNQEQNIAFLLVTHDMGLAAKLSRRLMMQDGVLKENA; from the coding sequence ATGAATAACTATCTACTACAATGTGAAAATATCAGTAAATTCTATCAAGAAGGGGATAACCGAACTCAAGTGTTGAAAGGGGTTTCCTTTGTAATGCAGCCGAAAGAATTGGTGGCGATTGTCGGCAGTTCCGGTTCGGGGAAGAGCACGCTACTACATACTTTAGGCGGTTTAGATCAGCCCAGCAGCGGTGAGGTGTTTATTAAAGGGCGATCCTTGCAAAAAGCGTCCGAATCGGAATTGGCAAAATTACGTAATCAAAATTTGGGTTTCGTGTATCAATTTCATCATTTAATGGCGGATTTTACAGCACTTGAAAATGTGATGATGCCGATGTTAATTGGAAATCTGAATAAAACGGAAGCAAAAGATCGTGCGGAAGAAATGTTAAGTGCGGTCGGTTTAAACCATCGAATTTCTCATCGCCCTTCGGCACTTTCAGGGGGAGAACGTCAACGTGTAGCGATTGCTCGGGCATTAGTAAATAATCCCTCCTTAGTGCTTGCCGATGAACCGACGGGAAATTTAGATCATAAAACCACAGAAAGCATTTTTGAGTTAATTCAAGCCTTAAACCAAGAACAAAATATCGCTTTTTTATTAGTCACCCATGATATGGGTTTGGCGGCTAAATTATCCCGCCGTTTAATGATGCAAGATGGCGTATTAAAGGAAAACGCATAA
- a CDS encoding lysine exporter LysO family protein, with amino-acid sequence MQDMINGLLIVLVPMLLGYLLKIENKDYIAKINQMVMFLLYVILFLMGYLLGQLDGLEAILPIIGKTAVILSISILALNIIGLMMYDHFNPSEPLEFQSKIPSRWHSFVDSFKLSFTVVVGVLVGWLFKSSLILPTGVNLYVLIALIFFVGIQLRNNGISLKEAIFNKRGFQTGIVFTITSLLGGMIAAFILSIPITQGLAFASGMGWYSLSSVVLTNAWGPVQGSIAFFNDLLREIVSLFVVPLFMPYFRSTAIGITGATALDCTLPIIQKSGGIEVVPIAISFGFVTNILPPLLLVFFSSIPL; translated from the coding sequence ATGCAAGATATGATAAATGGCTTGTTAATTGTTTTGGTGCCGATGTTATTAGGTTATTTGCTCAAGATAGAGAATAAAGATTACATTGCAAAAATTAACCAAATGGTGATGTTTTTGCTTTATGTTATTTTATTTTTAATGGGCTATTTGCTTGGGCAGTTAGATGGTCTTGAGGCGATATTACCGATTATAGGCAAAACGGCTGTGATACTTTCGATTTCTATTTTAGCCCTCAATATTATCGGGCTTATGATGTATGATCATTTTAACCCTTCAGAGCCACTTGAATTCCAAAGTAAAATTCCTTCTCGTTGGCATTCTTTTGTAGATTCTTTCAAACTATCTTTTACTGTGGTTGTTGGTGTATTAGTCGGTTGGTTGTTTAAATCTTCTTTGATACTGCCGACAGGCGTTAATCTTTATGTATTGATTGCATTGATCTTTTTTGTAGGCATACAGTTACGCAATAATGGGATTTCTTTGAAAGAAGCGATTTTCAATAAACGTGGTTTTCAAACCGGTATTGTATTTACGATAACATCATTATTAGGAGGAATGATTGCCGCTTTTATTTTATCGATACCGATAACGCAAGGTTTGGCATTTGCTTCAGGTATGGGGTGGTATTCCTTATCGAGCGTCGTACTGACAAACGCTTGGGGACCGGTTCAAGGGAGCATTGCATTTTTTAACGATTTATTGCGTGAAATTGTGAGTTTATTTGTCGTACCGCTTTTTATGCCATATTTCCGCTCAACGGCGATTGGCATTACAGGTGCTACCGCACTGGATTGTACCTTGCCGATAATTCAGAAATCAGGCGGGATCGAAGTCGTACCTATTGCGATTTCTTTTGGGTTTGTAACGAATATTTTACCCCCGTTGCTATTGGTGTTTTTTTCGAGTATTCCGCTGTAA
- the bioD gene encoding dethiobiotin synthase — translation MGKVIFVSGIDTDIGKTIATGILAKQLMAQGFSVITQKMIQTGCKNIAEDLLIHRKIQGIALTEDDFNGITCPYLFEYPCSPHLAAKREKCVIDSKKIEKSTALLAEKYDYILLEGAGGLMVPYNEDETILDYIQAQGYPLVLVTSGKLGSINHTLLSLEACRIRNIQVLRVLYNRYPEYDPIISEETQFYLKNYLARYFSQTAFDVFGKVEI, via the coding sequence GTGGGAAAAGTCATCTTTGTTTCAGGGATTGATACGGATATAGGAAAAACGATTGCCACAGGTATTTTGGCAAAGCAATTAATGGCTCAAGGTTTTTCCGTTATCACACAAAAAATGATTCAAACAGGTTGTAAGAATATTGCAGAGGATCTATTGATTCATCGGAAAATTCAAGGCATTGCATTAACAGAAGATGATTTTAACGGCATTACTTGCCCTTACCTTTTTGAATATCCCTGCTCCCCTCATTTGGCAGCCAAAAGAGAAAAATGCGTGATTGATTCAAAAAAGATTGAAAAATCGACCGCACTTTTGGCAGAAAAATATGATTATATATTGCTTGAGGGCGCAGGTGGATTAATGGTTCCTTATAATGAGGATGAGACAATATTAGATTACATTCAGGCGCAAGGTTATCCGTTAGTATTGGTTACTTCAGGAAAATTGGGCAGCATAAATCATACGTTGTTGAGTTTAGAGGCTTGCAGAATACGAAATATTCAGGTGTTACGTGTGCTATACAACCGTTATCCCGAATATGATCCGATCATTTCTGAAGAAACTCAGTTTTATTTAAAAAATTATCTTGCTCGATACTTTTCTCAAACAGCATTTGACGTTTTTGGGAAAGTTGAGATTTAA
- the bioC gene encoding malonyl-ACP O-methyltransferase BioC translates to MGLIEKPRIRQSFYKALGNYDENAWVQKKINGQLLTLLMANLSGTSLKSVLELGCGTGQLTEQLQQRIQAKHWMLNDLCDVKAQLYKRLSQPFEFYCGDAEQFPFDRKYDLIITASVVQWFHHKAEFIRHCKTGLNPNGLLAISTFGQENLREIRQLTQIGLDYPDLSDWKRWLEADFDLLYSDITTEELVFSTPISVLKHLKNTGVTAIGKGHWTKGQLNEFINQYQQHFSLSGEKVRLTYQPLWLIARYKQ, encoded by the coding sequence GTGGGACTAATTGAGAAACCTCGTATTCGACAAAGTTTCTATAAAGCACTTGGCAATTATGATGAAAATGCTTGGGTGCAGAAAAAGATTAACGGACAGCTTCTTACTCTATTAATGGCGAATTTATCGGGTACATCGCTTAAGAGTGTTTTAGAATTAGGTTGTGGAACAGGACAGTTGACCGAGCAATTACAACAACGGATTCAAGCCAAACATTGGATGTTGAATGATTTGTGTGATGTGAAAGCTCAACTTTACAAAAGATTATCCCAACCTTTTGAATTTTATTGTGGAGATGCGGAGCAATTCCCTTTTGACAGAAAGTATGATCTTATTATTACTGCTTCCGTGGTGCAGTGGTTTCATCATAAAGCAGAATTTATTCGGCATTGCAAAACCGGATTAAATCCTAACGGATTGTTGGCAATTTCTACTTTCGGACAAGAAAATTTAAGGGAAATCCGTCAACTCACTCAAATCGGCTTGGATTATCCTGATTTATCCGATTGGAAGCGGTGGTTAGAAGCCGATTTTGATTTGCTTTATAGTGATATCACAACGGAAGAACTGGTTTTCTCCACGCCGATTAGTGTATTGAAACACCTTAAAAATACCGGTGTAACGGCGATTGGGAAAGGACACTGGACAAAGGGGCAACTCAATGAATTTATCAATCAATATCAACAACATTTTTCTTTGTCGGGGGAAAAAGTGCGGTTGACTTATCAACCGTTGTGGTTGATTGCGCGATATAAACAATAG